The Aggregatilinea lenta genome includes a region encoding these proteins:
- a CDS encoding histidine kinase, giving the protein MSEASTTVTVTHVLLVEDNPDDAYLVRRLLNRSSYASFELQIVNRLDEGLKLLGASQFDVVLLDLNVLDSFGLDTLLTAQLSAPHVPIIVMTSLSDEGLGVRAVQLGAQDYLVKGEVDSNLLIRSISYAIERKQVERELRRHRDHLEELVAERTDELVQINTKLEAEIVERQQAEAAERAQRQFSEALRDISNALNSTHDLGEVLDRMLANIERVVPFDLAEVMLFEEGIARIVRAHGYDTATLDKMLGMRVELIQMTHLRHMSETRQPVLLSDVLNCPDEITIAQDSNWRSYIGIPIYHVEEVIGCLSLMAMEPNFFTTVQADHLQAFAEQAALAIQNARLYEQAQALAAIQERERLARDLHDAVSQALFSAAMITESLPRQWDRTPEKVPALLLELHRLIRGALAEMRALLLELRPRSLLDATFSDLIVQLTDAIQSRRRIEVDVAVAEQATMPADVKVAFYRIAQESLNNISKHTRAAHASVTLNAEPHRIELVISDDGEGFDPTRIPSTSMGLSIMRERADSIHATLTISTAPETGTQVRVQWTDGDA; this is encoded by the coding sequence TTGTCCGAGGCTTCCACCACTGTTACCGTGACACATGTCCTGCTGGTCGAGGACAATCCCGATGACGCTTATCTTGTCCGGCGGCTGCTGAACCGATCCAGCTATGCCTCTTTCGAGCTTCAGATCGTCAACCGCCTCGACGAGGGCCTGAAGCTGCTCGGCGCCTCCCAGTTTGATGTCGTGCTGCTCGATCTCAACGTGCTGGACAGCTTTGGCCTGGACACACTGCTGACCGCGCAGCTCAGCGCCCCCCACGTGCCGATCATCGTCATGACCAGTCTCAGCGACGAGGGCCTGGGCGTCCGCGCGGTGCAGCTTGGCGCGCAGGATTATCTGGTGAAGGGCGAAGTGGACAGCAACCTGTTGATCCGCTCGATCAGCTATGCCATCGAGCGCAAGCAGGTCGAGCGCGAGCTGCGGCGGCATCGCGATCACCTCGAGGAGCTGGTTGCCGAGCGCACCGACGAGCTGGTGCAAATCAACACCAAGCTGGAGGCGGAGATCGTCGAGCGGCAGCAGGCCGAAGCCGCCGAGCGCGCCCAGCGACAGTTTTCAGAAGCGCTGCGCGACATCAGCAACGCCCTGAACAGCACCCACGACCTGGGCGAGGTTCTGGACCGCATGCTGGCCAACATCGAACGCGTCGTGCCGTTCGATCTGGCGGAGGTGATGCTGTTCGAAGAGGGCATTGCCCGCATCGTGCGCGCGCACGGCTACGACACCGCCACGCTCGACAAGATGCTGGGCATGCGCGTGGAGCTGATCCAGATGACGCACCTGCGCCACATGTCCGAAACGCGCCAGCCGGTGCTGCTCTCCGACGTGCTGAACTGCCCGGACGAGATCACCATCGCGCAGGACTCGAACTGGCGCTCGTACATCGGCATCCCCATTTACCACGTCGAAGAGGTGATCGGCTGCCTCAGCCTGATGGCAATGGAACCGAACTTCTTCACGACCGTCCAGGCCGACCACTTACAGGCATTCGCCGAACAGGCCGCCCTGGCCATCCAGAACGCGCGCTTATACGAGCAGGCGCAGGCGCTGGCCGCCATTCAGGAACGCGAGCGGCTGGCCCGCGACCTGCACGACGCCGTCAGCCAGGCGCTGTTTTCCGCCGCCATGATCACCGAATCGCTGCCGCGCCAGTGGGATCGCACGCCCGAAAAAGTACCGGCGCTGCTGCTGGAGCTGCACCGCCTCATTCGCGGCGCACTGGCCGAGATGCGCGCGCTGCTGCTGGAGCTACGGCCCAGGTCGCTGCTGGACGCCACCTTCTCCGATCTCATCGTCCAGCTCACCGACGCGATCCAAAGCCGGCGCCGCATCGAAGTTGACGTGGCCGTGGCGGAGCAGGCAACCATGCCCGCCGACGTCAAGGTCGCTTTCTACCGCATCGCGCAGGAATCGCTGAACAACATCTCAAAGCACACTCGCGCCGCCCACGCCAGCGTCACGCTCAATGCCGAGCCGCACCGGATCGAGCTGGTGATCTCAGACGACGGCGAAGGCTTCGACCCCACGCGGATTCCCTCGACGAGCATGGGGCTGAGCATCATGCGCGAGCGGGCCGACAGCATCCACGCCACGCTCACCATCAGCACCGCCCCCGAAACCGGCACCCAGGTCCGCGTTCAGTGGACCGACGGCGACGCTTAA
- a CDS encoding response regulator, with the protein MAEAHRKTILLVEDNPDDVSLTLRAFRKSDPAIRVDVVTDGVQALDYLLGANPLLGADTAVPPASRDLPALVLLDLKLPKLDGQEVLQHLRADERTRLLPVVILTSSREQEDLIGCYSRGANSYIRKPVDFMRFSSVVEQLGLYWLDLNESPF; encoded by the coding sequence ATGGCCGAGGCGCATCGGAAAACGATCCTGTTGGTGGAGGATAATCCCGATGATGTGTCGCTGACGCTGCGCGCCTTTCGCAAAAGCGATCCGGCGATCCGGGTGGATGTCGTCACGGACGGCGTCCAGGCGCTCGACTACTTGTTGGGCGCAAACCCGTTGTTGGGCGCAGACACGGCGGTCCCGCCAGCCTCCAGGGACCTGCCGGCGCTCGTGCTCCTGGACCTGAAGCTGCCCAAGCTGGATGGCCAGGAAGTGCTGCAGCACCTTCGGGCCGATGAGCGCACCCGCCTGCTGCCGGTCGTCATCCTCACCTCCTCCCGCGAGCAGGAGGACCTGATCGGCTGTTATTCACGCGGCGCCAACAGCTATATCCGCAAGCCGGTGGACTTTATGCGGTTCTCTTCAGTCGTGGAGCAGTTGGGGCTTTACTGGCTGGATCTGAATGAATCGCCGTTCTGA
- a CDS encoding PAS domain-containing sensor histidine kinase: MSLLAPSFFEPQPYVLFLVITLLAAWLAGREGGTAAAIVGVVAGIVVLRAARGNWTVQPAAGLWLAINLLAAILVGSLRSALLQMRQALAGEIPTSDAPTPNRPVRTQWFEVTLSSIGDAVIATDEAGAVVFVNDQAALLTGWSQAEAQGRPLQDIFQIRNASTGAEVENPVARVLRENRIVGLANHTVLIRRDGIGLPIADSGAPIYSPDGSLIGVVLVFRDVTQQREAERLMAASARHLSRVLDTLPTLVGVLTPDGVIVEANRAALEIASLNPADVLDKPFADAYWWSYSGEVQAQLRDAIAQAAQGHTTRRDMQIRVADDTLITVDFSLVPMRDDEGRVTHLIPSALDISQRKHVEDALRLSEERLRTAIKSSRMTVFSQDQDLRYTWIDNSLRGLTTADVLGKLDEDIITDPNDATRIKAFKREVLESGVGAQREIMAYWQGREIYLDMTVEPLHAADGTVCGIICAALDVTERRRAALERERLLAEIAQERDRLRTLIDSITDEIWFCDAAGNIELVNAAVRKAFGLDADPGADLGQLATFVAPLEIHTADGLPRRTEDAPLLRALRGETIRSEVESVRIGNDTRAYRRASAAPLTNSSGDIVGAVAVVHDITEQVKAEEAIQSLNAELEQRVRERTAQLSAVNHELEAFSYSVSHDLRTPLRAIDGFSHALLEDYGDILDQDAHYYLERIRIASQRLGQLIDDLLKLSRLTRSDIQRTPTNLSEIARSALDELHEAHPEREVQMVIQPDVVVEADAHLLRVAMDNLLNNAWKFTARIPNARIEFGTLDYEDERVYYVRDNGAGFDMTYADKLFGAFQRLHSATEFEGTGIGLATVQRIIHRHRGRIWSQGVVNEGATFYFTLPTHRGNDHGRGASENDPVGGG; this comes from the coding sequence GTGTCCTTGTTGGCGCCGTCTTTCTTCGAGCCGCAGCCCTACGTCCTGTTCCTGGTGATCACCCTACTCGCGGCGTGGCTGGCAGGCCGGGAAGGGGGCACAGCAGCGGCAATCGTGGGTGTGGTGGCAGGTATTGTGGTCCTCCGCGCGGCGCGCGGCAATTGGACCGTGCAGCCCGCTGCCGGGCTGTGGCTGGCGATCAACCTGCTGGCCGCCATCCTCGTCGGATCGCTGCGCAGCGCGCTGCTGCAAATGCGGCAGGCCCTGGCAGGCGAGATTCCCACCAGCGATGCTCCCACGCCCAACCGCCCCGTCCGCACACAGTGGTTCGAGGTGACGCTGAGCAGCATTGGCGACGCCGTCATCGCCACTGACGAAGCAGGCGCGGTCGTTTTCGTCAACGACCAGGCTGCACTGCTCACGGGTTGGTCCCAGGCCGAGGCGCAGGGCAGGCCGCTGCAAGACATCTTCCAGATCCGCAACGCGAGCACCGGGGCCGAGGTCGAGAACCCGGTTGCGCGCGTGCTGCGCGAAAACCGGATCGTCGGGCTGGCGAACCACACCGTGCTGATCCGGCGCGATGGGATAGGGCTACCCATCGCGGACAGCGGCGCACCGATCTACAGCCCCGACGGTAGCCTGATCGGCGTGGTGCTCGTGTTCCGTGACGTGACGCAGCAGCGCGAAGCCGAGCGCCTGATGGCAGCCAGCGCCAGGCACCTGAGCCGCGTGCTGGATACCCTGCCAACGCTGGTCGGCGTGCTGACACCGGACGGCGTGATAGTCGAGGCGAACCGCGCCGCCCTGGAAATTGCTTCGCTCAACCCGGCGGATGTGCTCGACAAGCCGTTCGCCGACGCGTACTGGTGGTCCTATTCAGGTGAGGTGCAGGCGCAGTTACGCGACGCGATCGCACAGGCCGCGCAGGGCCACACCACCCGCCGCGATATGCAAATTCGCGTCGCGGACGACACGCTGATCACCGTCGATTTTTCCCTGGTTCCCATGCGCGACGATGAGGGCCGCGTCACGCACCTGATCCCCTCGGCCCTCGACATCAGCCAGCGCAAGCACGTCGAAGACGCGCTGCGACTCAGCGAAGAACGCCTGCGCACCGCGATCAAAAGCTCGCGCATGACCGTGTTCAGCCAGGACCAGGATCTGCGCTATACGTGGATCGACAACTCCTTGCGGGGCCTGACCACAGCGGACGTGCTTGGCAAGTTGGACGAGGACATCATCACCGACCCGAACGACGCGACGCGCATCAAAGCCTTCAAGCGCGAGGTGCTCGAAAGCGGCGTCGGCGCGCAGCGCGAGATCATGGCGTACTGGCAGGGCCGGGAAATCTACCTCGACATGACCGTCGAGCCGCTGCACGCCGCCGACGGGACCGTGTGCGGCATCATCTGCGCTGCGCTGGACGTCACCGAGCGCCGCCGCGCAGCGCTGGAACGCGAACGGCTGCTGGCCGAGATCGCCCAGGAACGCGATCGCTTGCGCACACTGATCGACAGCATCACCGACGAGATCTGGTTCTGCGACGCGGCGGGCAACATCGAGCTGGTCAACGCCGCCGTGCGCAAAGCGTTCGGCCTGGACGCCGACCCGGGCGCCGACCTGGGCCAGTTGGCGACCTTCGTGGCGCCGCTGGAAATCCACACGGCGGACGGACTACCCCGCCGCACCGAAGACGCGCCGCTGCTGCGCGCCCTGCGCGGCGAGACGATCCGCAGCGAAGTCGAGAGTGTTCGCATCGGGAATGACACGCGCGCCTACCGTCGGGCAAGCGCCGCGCCGCTGACCAACAGCAGCGGCGATATCGTGGGGGCGGTGGCCGTCGTGCACGACATCACCGAGCAGGTCAAGGCTGAAGAAGCGATACAGTCGTTAAACGCCGAGCTTGAGCAGCGCGTCCGCGAACGCACCGCGCAGCTCAGCGCCGTCAATCACGAGCTGGAAGCGTTCAGCTACTCCGTCTCGCACGACCTGCGCACCCCGCTGCGCGCCATCGACGGCTTCAGCCACGCCCTGCTGGAAGATTATGGCGATATCCTCGATCAGGATGCGCACTACTACCTGGAGCGCATCCGAATAGCCAGCCAGCGGCTGGGCCAGCTCATCGACGACCTGTTGAAGCTGTCGCGCCTGACGCGCAGCGACATCCAGCGCACGCCAACCAATCTCAGTGAAATCGCGCGGAGCGCACTCGACGAGCTGCATGAGGCCCACCCGGAGCGCGAGGTCCAGATGGTGATCCAGCCGGATGTCGTGGTCGAAGCGGACGCCCATCTTCTGCGCGTGGCCATGGACAACCTGCTCAACAACGCCTGGAAGTTCACCGCCAGGATACCAAATGCCCGAATTGAGTTCGGAACACTAGACTACGAAGACGAACGCGTATACTATGTGCGTGATAATGGTGCCGGATTTGACATGACCTATGCGGACAAGCTGTTCGGTGCGTTTCAGCGGCTGCACAGCGCCACCGAGTTTGAAGGCACTGGCATTGGCCTGGCGACCGTTCAGCGCATTATCCATCGCCACCGGGGCCGTATCTGGTCCCAGGGCGTCGTGAATGAGGGCGCTACCTTTTATTTCACGCTGCCAACTCACAGAGGGAACGATCATGGCCGAGGCGCATCGGAAAACGATCCTGTTGGTGGAGGATAA
- a CDS encoding prenyltransferase, giving the protein MTSDAHTPATIGQWPLLRRWTTAVNTCNCPDVHQADTLTRWLVIARACVFSMTFMSGLIGVLLAALQGGFDDRPLVRLWLGALSVIGLMAAHATNNLVNDWTDVRSGVDTEDYPRSQYSTHPVLGGLTTPDRLLAVALGLTLFDAVIMLYLAWVSGAAVIAFAVSGLVLSLGYTIFLKRYALGEITALVVWGPLMTGGTVYAISGAITRDTLLLTLPYGLIVASVLIGKHTDKIEYDRPVGVHSIPVLLGRVASLVLNKLAFIGFYVLIAALVVTGVAGPWILLTVLALPRLVTAWKVYSQPRPATRPDDWPVWPLWYVGWAMFFNRQAGALFILGLILNLIVPEIAGAVG; this is encoded by the coding sequence ATGACATCTGATGCTCACACTCCGGCCACGATCGGGCAGTGGCCGCTGCTCAGACGCTGGACGACCGCCGTCAACACATGCAACTGCCCGGACGTACACCAGGCGGATACGCTCACGCGCTGGCTGGTGATCGCGCGGGCGTGTGTATTCTCCATGACGTTCATGTCGGGCCTCATCGGCGTGCTGCTGGCGGCGTTGCAGGGCGGATTCGACGACCGCCCGCTGGTCCGGCTGTGGTTGGGCGCGCTGTCTGTGATCGGGCTGATGGCGGCGCACGCGACGAACAACCTCGTCAACGACTGGACCGACGTGCGCAGCGGCGTCGATACGGAAGACTACCCACGCTCGCAGTACAGCACGCATCCGGTGCTGGGCGGCCTGACCACGCCGGACCGTCTGCTGGCCGTGGCGTTGGGTCTTACGCTTTTCGACGCCGTGATCATGCTCTATCTGGCGTGGGTCAGCGGCGCGGCAGTGATCGCGTTCGCTGTTAGCGGGCTGGTGTTGAGCCTGGGCTACACGATTTTCCTCAAACGCTATGCCCTGGGCGAGATTACGGCGCTGGTGGTCTGGGGGCCGCTGATGACCGGCGGCACGGTTTACGCCATCAGCGGCGCGATCACGCGTGACACGCTGCTGCTGACGCTGCCCTACGGCCTGATCGTGGCGTCGGTGCTGATCGGCAAGCACACCGACAAGATCGAGTACGACCGGCCTGTAGGCGTGCACTCAATCCCGGTACTGCTGGGGCGCGTCGCGTCGCTGGTGCTCAACAAGCTCGCGTTCATTGGCTTCTACGTGCTGATCGCCGCGCTCGTGGTGACAGGCGTCGCGGGACCGTGGATTCTGCTCACCGTGCTGGCGCTGCCCCGGCTGGTGACGGCGTGGAAGGTGTACTCGCAGCCCAGGCCCGCGACGCGCCCCGACGACTGGCCTGTCTGGCCATTATGGTACGTCGGCTGGGCGATGTTCTTCAACCGGCAGGCGGGCGCGCTGTTCATCCTGGGTCTGATCCTGAACCTGATCGTGCCGGAGATCGCGGGCGCGGTCGGATAG
- a CDS encoding MFS transporter yields MFASHITRRDAYRIYLIMEGATAFFLGLIFTVNMVYQVTVVDLNPLQLVLVGTTLEAVIFLFEVPTGIVADVYSRRLSVLIGLALIGAGFALEGLVPAFGAVLAAQVLWGLGATFTSGATQAWIADEIGEDRAGAAFLRAAQVGAVAGLVAIPISVALASLNVRIPIVLGGALFVVLAGGLSLVMPEDGFTPAPRVTRSPWGPMRQTLRDSLHLIRARGVLLTFLAISAVLGLYSEGFDRLWTAHFLGDFTLPALGSLKPVVWFGIIGAVGSLLSIGTTELARRRGSIETPQAMARALIGLTLGTVGAILVFALAGRFGLALGAYWIASALRSTSEPIFNAWLNRSVESSVRATVFSAVGQVNAIGQIAGGPWIGWIGTAWSLRAALSISGLMLTPAALLFARGARQSADAGPDGRALPDVPVLVSIEETV; encoded by the coding sequence TTGTTTGCCTCACACATAACTCGACGCGACGCGTACCGGATCTACCTGATCATGGAGGGCGCAACCGCGTTTTTCCTGGGTTTGATTTTCACGGTGAACATGGTCTATCAGGTCACCGTGGTGGACCTGAATCCGCTTCAGCTCGTGCTCGTCGGCACGACGCTGGAGGCGGTAATCTTTCTATTCGAAGTGCCGACAGGCATCGTGGCGGACGTCTACAGCCGCCGCCTGTCGGTGCTGATCGGGCTGGCGCTGATCGGCGCGGGCTTCGCGCTGGAGGGGCTGGTTCCCGCGTTCGGCGCGGTGCTGGCGGCGCAGGTGCTGTGGGGCCTGGGCGCGACCTTCACCAGTGGCGCGACCCAGGCGTGGATCGCGGACGAGATCGGGGAGGATCGCGCGGGCGCGGCCTTCCTGCGCGCGGCACAGGTCGGCGCGGTGGCCGGGTTGGTCGCAATCCCGATCAGTGTGGCACTGGCCAGCTTGAACGTGCGTATCCCGATCGTGCTTGGTGGGGCGCTGTTCGTCGTACTCGCGGGCGGCCTGTCGTTGGTGATGCCGGAGGACGGTTTCACGCCCGCGCCACGCGTGACGCGCTCCCCGTGGGGGCCGATGCGCCAGACGCTGCGCGACAGCCTGCACTTGATCCGGGCGCGCGGCGTGCTGCTGACGTTCCTGGCGATCTCGGCGGTGCTGGGCCTGTACAGCGAAGGCTTCGACCGTCTCTGGACGGCGCACTTTCTGGGCGACTTCACGCTGCCCGCCCTGGGCAGCCTGAAGCCCGTGGTCTGGTTCGGCATCATCGGCGCGGTCGGATCGCTGCTGTCAATCGGCACGACCGAACTGGCGCGGCGGCGCGGCAGCATCGAGACGCCGCAGGCGATGGCCCGCGCGTTGATCGGTCTGACGCTGGGCACGGTGGGCGCGATCCTTGTGTTCGCGCTGGCGGGGCGCTTCGGCCTCGCGCTCGGCGCGTACTGGATTGCGTCCGCGCTGCGCAGCACGTCCGAGCCGATCTTCAACGCGTGGCTGAACCGCAGCGTCGAGTCGTCCGTGCGCGCGACCGTGTTTTCGGCGGTCGGGCAGGTGAATGCCATCGGCCAGATCGCGGGTGGCCCCTGGATCGGCTGGATCGGCACGGCGTGGTCACTGCGCGCGGCCCTGTCGATCAGCGGGCTGATGTTGACCCCGGCGGCGCTGCTGTTTGCACGCGGCGCGCGCCAGAGCGCGGACGCGGGTCCCGATGGCCGCGCGCTGCCGGACGTGCCCGTTCTGGTGAGCATTGAGGAGACGGTGTAG
- a CDS encoding DMT family transporter produces MAQARTEPLVVSPSRGSRAWQGIALVTTGAICFSTAIVFIRWTDDLPPTTINFYRALFAFLFLLTFTTRIREPLHVRAYHADIPRLLVLGALVCSTALLYTYGVQHTTAANAALLNNSAPLYVAVLGPLVLKEPRGRAVVPSLILAIVGIVLISDPAKLKLNSSNFAGIAASAVSGVTYAVLMITSRGLGGRITGLTQNLWTTGFITVVLFPLALRSPGDVVLHNLPVLIPMGVLSFGLPYLLYFYGLSRTPVQVVSIVALMEPVAGILIGILLFGEALGPVGALGAALILGSIVLITRGTAHEPADTP; encoded by the coding sequence ATGGCCCAGGCAAGAACCGAACCATTGGTCGTGTCACCGTCGCGGGGCAGCCGGGCGTGGCAGGGCATCGCGCTGGTCACCACCGGCGCGATCTGCTTCAGCACGGCGATCGTCTTCATCCGCTGGACCGACGACCTGCCCCCCACCACGATCAACTTCTACCGCGCGCTGTTCGCGTTTCTGTTCCTGCTGACGTTCACGACGCGCATCCGCGAGCCGCTGCACGTGCGCGCCTACCACGCGGACATCCCGCGCCTGCTGGTGCTGGGCGCGCTGGTATGCAGCACGGCGCTGCTCTATACCTACGGCGTGCAGCACACGACCGCCGCCAACGCCGCCCTGCTAAACAACTCCGCGCCGCTGTACGTGGCCGTGCTGGGACCGCTCGTGCTCAAGGAGCCGCGCGGGCGTGCCGTCGTGCCCAGCCTGATCCTGGCGATCGTGGGCATCGTGCTCATCTCCGACCCGGCCAAGCTCAAGCTCAATTCGAGCAACTTCGCGGGCATCGCTGCCTCCGCCGTGTCCGGCGTGACGTATGCGGTCCTGATGATCACCAGCCGGGGATTGGGCGGGCGCATCACCGGTTTGACCCAAAACCTGTGGACGACCGGATTCATCACCGTGGTGCTGTTCCCGCTGGCGCTGCGCTCGCCCGGCGACGTGGTGCTGCACAACCTGCCGGTGCTGATCCCGATGGGCGTGCTGTCGTTCGGGCTGCCGTATCTGCTCTATTTCTACGGGCTGTCGCGCACGCCGGTCCAGGTGGTGAGCATCGTCGCGCTGATGGAGCCGGTCGCGGGCATCCTGATCGGGATTCTGCTGTTCGGGGAAGCGCTCGGCCCGGTCGGGGCGCTCGGCGCGGCGTTGATCCTGGGCAGCATCGTGCTGATCACGCGCGGCACGGCGCATGAACCTGCGGATACACCGTAG
- a CDS encoding LCP family protein: protein MRRQLPLLAFILLVGLLLFITLVPGVDAASGALSLLNDLLQISPTPVDDMGILPTPGPAIVPTDTGDLGIVIMPSATPAGSLSAPTEPSIVIMPSTTPADAALPAETASPAETDATATSPSVAANDDLGILPAFGGERLTIVVLGTDTRPSEAEIYSRTDSIMLMSLDPATNRVGVLGIPRDLWVAIPGYGYQRINLAYTIGESWQPGTGPQLLEQTVQATFGMPVDHYVMLDFSTFVNVIDLIGGIDVLVEEPISDPTYPDASYGYDPFYLDAGQQHLDGATALKYSRSRHNSDDRVRIKRQQQVMMAVFEKATSAEMFPVLLRAMPELWDAVSQGVQTDLTLADLMDLALYARAIPPENIVGEVMDWRYAPATMIGDQSVLVPNTATIPGLLVELFGSTYAR from the coding sequence ATGCGTCGTCAACTGCCACTCCTGGCATTCATACTCCTCGTGGGTCTGCTGCTCTTTATCACACTCGTGCCCGGCGTCGATGCCGCGTCCGGCGCGCTGTCGCTGCTGAACGACCTGCTGCAGATCTCACCCACACCCGTTGACGACATGGGCATCCTGCCAACGCCCGGACCAGCCATCGTGCCCACCGATACCGGCGATCTCGGCATCGTGATCATGCCCTCGGCCACCCCTGCCGGGAGTCTGTCCGCCCCGACCGAACCGAGCATCGTGATCATGCCGAGCACCACGCCTGCCGATGCCGCGCTGCCCGCCGAAACGGCCTCACCGGCTGAAACGGACGCAACCGCCACCTCACCGAGCGTGGCCGCCAATGACGATCTCGGCATTCTGCCCGCGTTTGGCGGGGAGCGCCTGACGATCGTCGTGCTGGGCACGGACACCCGTCCCAGCGAGGCGGAGATCTACTCGCGCACGGACTCGATCATGCTCATGAGTCTCGACCCGGCCACGAATCGCGTCGGCGTGCTGGGCATCCCACGCGATCTGTGGGTGGCCATCCCCGGCTACGGCTACCAGCGCATCAACCTGGCCTACACCATCGGCGAATCGTGGCAGCCCGGCACCGGTCCGCAACTGCTCGAACAGACGGTTCAGGCCACGTTCGGCATGCCCGTCGATCACTACGTCATGCTCGACTTTTCCACCTTCGTGAACGTGATCGATCTGATCGGCGGCATCGACGTGCTGGTCGAGGAGCCGATCAGCGACCCGACCTATCCCGACGCGTCGTACGGCTACGATCCGTTTTACCTGGACGCAGGTCAGCAGCATCTCGACGGCGCGACGGCGCTCAAGTACTCGCGCAGCCGCCACAACTCCGACGACCGGGTGCGCATCAAGCGCCAGCAGCAGGTGATGATGGCCGTGTTCGAAAAGGCCACCTCCGCCGAGATGTTCCCGGTCCTGCTGCGCGCCATGCCGGAGCTGTGGGATGCCGTCTCGCAGGGCGTGCAAACCGACCTCACGCTGGCGGACCTCATGGATTTGGCCCTTTACGCGCGCGCGATTCCACCGGAGAATATTGTGGGCGAGGTCATGGACTGGCGCTATGCGCCCGCCACCATGATCGGCGACCAGTCGGTACTGGTGCCCAACACCGCGACCATCCCCGGCCTGCTGGTGGAGCTGTTCGGCTCCACCTATGCCCGGTAG
- a CDS encoding zinc finger Ran-binding domain-containing protein translates to MEQPKRCPACGQINAAENQVCVICKTPLYIVDLWPDAEPKAVWNPRVSRRERDEIILMYMRWANYATWFSYLVLAFGLLLLCGGSTVNLGATCVGGFITACSGAVAYYGPKVRHGLEAGETWPHDYIIAAHHLIYGFMGLLLFGLVLLSLNEPQERLKTTLLYLIGLSLIPFTGLAINWYAHRAFETLIGRRSGPIRRFAPLSNTDGRPTGVKVYTALMVFYSLIIVTIQYVVVHKELEDKPLDTTGSLLAYVLVFAIVIPLMALAVGVWRQRAWGRRMALIVHGAIAAFVIVMIFNGTIPGERIAQTMGGFLVNLYIWQWFRAHTDYFHR, encoded by the coding sequence ATGGAGCAACCGAAGCGCTGCCCGGCCTGCGGCCAGATCAACGCAGCGGAAAATCAAGTGTGCGTCATCTGCAAAACGCCTTTGTATATCGTCGATCTGTGGCCCGATGCCGAACCGAAGGCGGTTTGGAATCCGCGCGTCAGCCGCCGCGAGCGCGACGAAATTATTCTGATGTATATGCGTTGGGCGAATTACGCCACGTGGTTCAGTTATCTTGTCCTGGCCTTCGGGCTGCTGCTGCTTTGCGGCGGGTCGACCGTCAATTTGGGGGCAACCTGCGTCGGAGGATTCATTACAGCCTGCAGCGGCGCGGTAGCCTACTACGGCCCCAAAGTCCGGCATGGTCTGGAAGCGGGCGAAACCTGGCCCCATGACTACATCATCGCCGCTCACCACCTTATCTATGGTTTTATGGGCTTGCTCTTGTTTGGACTCGTTTTACTGAGCCTCAACGAACCTCAAGAACGGCTAAAAACCACGCTTTTATATCTTATTGGACTGAGCCTGATCCCTTTCACAGGGCTGGCAATCAACTGGTATGCGCACCGCGCGTTTGAAACCTTGATCGGACGGCGGTCTGGCCCGATCCGGCGTTTTGCGCCGCTGTCCAATACCGACGGGCGTCCCACCGGGGTCAAGGTCTACACGGCACTGATGGTCTTCTATTCGCTCATTATCGTTACGATTCAGTATGTGGTCGTCCATAAGGAACTGGAAGATAAACCGCTCGACACAACCGGGTCACTGCTCGCATATGTGCTCGTATTCGCCATCGTGATCCCGCTGATGGCGCTTGCTGTTGGCGTCTGGCGACAGCGCGCCTGGGGTCGCCGGATGGCGCTGATCGTTCATGGAGCCATCGCCGCGTTCGTCATCGTGATGATCTTCAACGGCACAATCCCCGGCGAGCGTATCGCTCAGACAATGGGTGGATTCCTCGTGAACCTGTACATCTGGCAGTGGTTCAGGGCGCATACCGATTATTTTCACCGTTGA